The genomic segment TGGACTGAAGATTCTATCGCGGCACAGGAAACCGGTGGACGCACAATGCGCCAAGGAGGACGGAGCTGCAACCACGACCACCCACACACTTAACCATCTCCATTTCTCGCCGCCAAACCATCACGAACCATGTGGACTACCTCCAAATCCGTACCGGCGGAGGCTCCCGACCCCCCGAGGCCCATTGAAGATGTAGCAGATACGGGAGAAGTTGCCGAAGGCGGACTGGGCACCGAGCAAGTCGAGAAGCCGCCTGTCCCCGCGCCGCCATCAAGACCGGGACTGCAACGAAATTCTCTGTCTTCTGGTCTCCCAGCAGGTGGTCCTGGGCCTCAAGGCAAGCCAAAGCCACAGCctctccagcagcagcagcagcagcagcaaagtGCGGCGCCCACAGACTCCCTCTCGCTACTCCAACTGCGCCGCATCGTCGCTGAGGTGAACCGCGCCGAACCAGTTGCCTACGACTTTGTCTACTCAGACATGGGACCCCACGCCGAGGAGATTGACGAGTGGTTCGTGTATCAGTTCTGGCAATGGGTGCGCCTGAATGCCGCGCAAAAGGCATTCGAGTGGCATTGGAACCACGACTCAGATGGTCAGCATGCGTGGGATGACGCCGACCACGACACACGGGCCAAGTTTATACAGGCGGCCATTGCGGGGGTCCAGTCCAACGATGCGGCCCTGCGCTCTGCgtccattggcaagattgtgTACCTAGTCTTGGGCCGCTGGGGGGACACGGCTATGCCGAATGCTACGGATGGACGGAGTCGGTCCATTGCGAGTATACCGCAGCTGCAGGCTATCAAGGCTGGTGTGGAGTGTTTGGCCTCCTTGGAGGGATTGCCTGTGATTTGGGAAGCGTTGAGGAATTGTTTTGAATTGCATTGGTAAGAATGGTGCCTGGGGGGAAAGTTGCATAAGGTACAACGGCGGACATTTGGCTAACGTGGGTTTGGTAGGTCTGGCGATATTCACCAGCAGGCAAGTCCGCAAGAGGCTCAGGACGAATTGATGAATCTCATGACGATTATGTATATTGCTATTCAGGAGACGCTGAACGATCCGGAGGACATGGCCTCGTCGTACAGGGCGTTGTGTAAGTGGCTGCAGATGAGGGTCGGGTGAGGACGTTGGTCGCTAACACTTTTGGTAGTGGAGTTGAATCCGTCTTTGGTCGATTTTATGTTGACGGCTACTTCTAAACTGCGATGGGATGAGCAGAATACAATGCCGCTGACACAGGTGATTGGACGTGCTTGCGATATGATTGGACCAGCGTTTCTGACGATTGTTGCAGATCTTCCTGTTATTCTGGAAAACCATCttgctggtgtttggcgGTATACAAGACCTTGCAAATATTAAGGCGGCCATGAGCGAGATGCAAGGAGGCATGACCAAGGAAACCATATCTGCATCGCCTTTGGATTACCACGTGTTCCGACAGGAGATCACGTCCAAGTATCCTGCATACGTCCCTCCACAGCCACTACTCCCCCTTGAAGATGAGAATACGTCGATTCTACCACCTATACCAAACCAATCGGCGCGAAACAATGGCTCGAACGGCATCATTGCGACACCTGGTCAGTCGCAAATCGGTGGTGCCTCCATCTTAAACCAGCCTGTCCACATTGCTACGCCGGCACCATCACCTCCTCCCTCGCCTGGAGTGGGCGGCAAAGCaggcaagaagcagaattACCAGACAAACCAAAATTTCCCCTTCATGTACCCTCCCTTGGATGCCACTAGTAACAGCGCTGGCGGCAAGGGCATGGCCGGTATCGATGACTCAATAGTCAGTCGGAGATGGGAGGGAAGTGATATTCCTGCTTCCATCCTCGAGGCCGGCGAGCTCTTCTCTACGAGGGTGCGCATGACACGGGCCACGCGGCAGATGTGGGAAGAGCGAGAGCGCTTTCTCAAATTTGAACGCGGATGGACAGagggtgacgatgatgaagacgagattgAAGATCTCGATCTAAATGAATTGACGCTGGAGGAGAGAGAGGTCCTCAAGGAAGTGAGGGCTGAAGAGAGGGCGGAAAGATTTGCGCACGACAAGGAACCCGAGGTGGATTACGGACCGCACCCCGACAAGCTGTCAGACAGGGACAAGCAACGATTACTGGCGGTTGAGAGATTCTATGTAAGTCTTCAAAACCGACGAGATGGCCCGTCATAGACCGGGTGCTCAGTTACTAACCCGGGCTTTCATCCACAGAAAGAAGCGCTCCCTCATTTACAGTCCCTGGTCATCGTTTTGCTACGACCAATACTGGTCAACGTCACTGCTATAGTGACTCAGCAAGCCGGTCAGATGCcaaatggcatggcaggcaGAGGAAACAACCCCGGAATGAATGGCGGCCCCAGTGGGCCGAGGCCTCCAGAAGTTCCTGGACAGATTGCTGCACAGGAAGAGCCGGAACCTTCGCccgaggaggttgatgcgGTGAGGACAAGAGAAATCACGTCCAAGGCCATGACTGGCATTCTCGTACTGCTACTCAAGTGGCTACGAATATCTCGTATGACGCCACGCCCGTTCTATGACTTTTCTGTTGACCACGTGCTGATATTGATATGATGCAGATGTGCTCAAGTTTGAGTATTTAACGCAACTACTTTTGGACTCGAATTACGTGCCACTCGTGCTGAAGCTCTTCGCCCACCAAGACGTGCAACAGGTGGTGGACAGCAAGATGGATCGAGTGGAAAACAGGTAGGTAACTCACTTCAAGTATGAGTCACGAGTTGGGCtgacaccaaacacaaaGCTTCTTCCAATTCTGCAATCTGCgttccaagttcaaggatAAGACCGACAGCGACCTGGAAaatgaggacgaagaaggtgAGGCGGTTGAAGGTGAACAAAGGACAGAACAGCAGCACCCAGACTCAGAAAACAACagcgaagacgaagcagtACCGCCGCCTATCAAACGCAAACGCTCGCCCGTGGACCAGCCTGAACAccaggacgaggaagacgaaggcgaagCCAGCGACGACCAAGCCTCAACGCGTCCCGAGGTCGACGAACTCGGCTACCCCGTCAATCCCCTCCCCGAAGAACCCATCACCGACTTCTCCCGGCGCAACTTCTTCTCCCTAATAAACTACCTCCGGGTCCTACAAAAGATCTGCAAGAACAAATCCCACcgcaacctcctcctcgtgCAGTACAAGTCGTCCACCATCCTTCGCAAGTCGCTGCGCGTCCCGCAGCCCGAACTCCGCCTGTACACGCTCAAGCTGTTCAAGAACCAAGTGCCCTACTGCGGACGCAAGTGGCGACAATCAAACATGCGCGTCATCACGGCCGTGTACCTGCACTGTCGGCCTGAGTTGAGAGATGAGTGGCTGGCGGGGAGCGACGTCGATGCCGAGGTGGATTCTGCGCTGCCGCTGGAGCAGGCGCTCAGGAGTCTGACGCATTGGTTGAATGTGCGGCGGTATCCGGACAAGATTGCGGCGGATATAAGGAGTGCGATGAGGGAGGAGCAGGATTTTTTTAGTAgggagttggagaagattgatGTTGGGTGGGgggatgatggggagggcAGTGAGATGGATCTTGTGGAGGGGTGGGCGTGATTGATGTGAGTGTGAAGTGTTCATTAGGAGATGCGATGAGACGTTTGTGGTGAATATGAAGAGGCACGTTGTGTTGTACTAGCTTTTACACTGGCAGGGATGTGTCTTAGACGGATGTAGGTCTTTTTAAGTCCTGTTCTAAACATGATGGGATCTATTTCCTACTCGAAATGAAGAGGGTGTCAGTACATCCGGAAGACGCAATTATAACACTACGTAGTAAATATTTGTGAGAAGAGTAGCAACACTGACAGGGATTGTCTTCTAGATGGATGGAAGTCCTGTATGACTCCTATGTTAAACACAGGTAGGGGGTACTTCCAACTCTAAGTGAAGTGGGTGTTAGTACACCTAGTGCAACTGTAACATTAGGCAATAAACATGTGTGAGATGAGTAGCATATTCGTGTTGTACTAGAGCGTTTACACCGACAGGGATGTCCGTTATAGACATGGATATAGGTCTATTCACAACTACCGTTTCTTAACAAAGATACGATATATTGCCTACTTGCATGCATGTTAGGTATGGTACAGGTCCATACTAGGTATTCCTATTAAGTATTACAGCCAACGGCACTAAAGTACAAACTACAGACATAGCGAGTGGACAAGCACCATGCTAAGCCGGGGTATCACAAAATCCACCGACATGGACAATTTCCCCGTCCCTTTCAGGACCAGCTCGCCTAGTCAACCCAACTAGCACCTAAGGAGCCTCGTAGATGCCATCCCCGTATCTATAATTCTTCGGCGGCACCTGGGTCTGAGGCTGTCCCTGCAGCCCACCATACGTCCCTGTATTCTGGAACCCATACCCAGCTTCCTGCTTGTGATAATCGCCACTCGCGCCGCGACCATCATACCCCACGGCCGTCGTCTCCGTCCCGTAGCTCTGCCGCCCATCCAACTGATCAGGGTGCGTATGCTCAGGCAGCCGATTCGACTCATCGACCTCGTCCTTCCTGCGGCGGAAACGGCTCAAAAACCCGCCCTTTGCATACCCAGATGTGTAGTTGTTGCCGGGAGAGGGACCGAAGCGCTTCTCCTTGCGGTGGTGTCTCGCGAGTGCTACCTCCATGAGGATagaaaagatgaagaagaagctacGTACGTTAGTATACCACACACAGTGCACGGAAATGGAGTGAAAACATACATTGCAATAATAGAAACCGCCATACACGCAGTCTGCAGTCGACACGCGGTATGGAAACTAGGCAGCGCAGTGAATCCATCCGACCCCGTAGCTTGATCGCCAGACTGTCCCTGACCAAACGGCGTGTCCACATAGCCGGTGCAGCTGCCCGCGCCGTGCTTATTCACAACAGCAACGTAGATGAAGCAGCCTATGAAACACACATCCAGCACAATAGCGATGAAGGACGTGAACGTCAGGCCGGCGacacagcacagcagcagcagcccgATGAGGGTGTACAGCACCGCCGAGCCAGATATGCCTGCCACAGCGCGGACGGACGTGTCGATGGGGAGGTTGTGGTTATgcagggcggcgaggaagtaGGCGTATATGCCGAGGATGAGTGCCGCGCTGAGGAGCTGCACGCCTCTGATGAACCATTGTAGGAACTTGAGGGCTACGCCTGATTTTGCGCCCATTTTGGATGTTGTCGGTGTTGTAGGTGATGTGTAAGGTTCAGAGAAGGATAGAAGGGGGAATAGATGGCCGGTTTTTTTAAGTGCCGagaggaagggaaggggaccTGCATGGCTTCTAGGTTTCCGGGACCTTTATTCTGGCGCTTTCACATTTCAAACTTGGTACGAATAGAGTTTCGGTGGTCCGATTCGATGAATGTGGTTGTGATGGACTGGGTGATGACGACACTCTGTGGCTGGTGGGGTGCATGTGTGGGGCGATTTTCGGAAGTAGAAGGATCTGGTTGGTTTGCGGGCGGGACTTGCCACGCACAGCCACGGGATGAGTTCGTCAGAATGCGTTCAGAGTGGGTAGAATTGTGGTTTTGAGAAAAATGGTGAGGTTGTGCTTGATTCATGGGGCTTTTGGGGGAGTTTGACGTAAAATTTGCTATGGAGAGTGTTGTTGGGGTTGTGAGGTTCGTCGGGTGAGACAATGGTAATTGTTGATGCGAGACATGGCAGGCACCTATTTATGGGGCCGGGGCGGATGCGATTGAGTTGATAAGGGTCCAATTATGGCACTCTGGTGATATGGAGTAGATACGCTTTGCTTGAATATCAGATATAGCAGTGGGatttttgcttgcttggaagTTGATAGATTGGCACTTTAGGCTGCTGAGACATCCATTGTTCTCAAAAGGGTGCTCTAAAAAGGAGAATGTGAGTAAACAATGGAAGTGGGGCTCAATGATCATCTTTCTAAGACATTGAACAATAGCTAAGAGAAGCTACGAGAATCCTCCGCCAATAAATGACATGATCAAACAAAGAATTTTCTTAATGTGAACCGTCTTGGGAGATATTCGGCACTTCCATGTGTATACCATCTCCGGAAAATTGTGTCGGGACAGATGGTGCAGGGTAGGATCTTTCTCGCCATCCAACTTGTGGTGGCAGAATCACCATTTTTACAGCATGTTATGAAACAATCAAGATGTAAGTCAGTTAATGGTAACTAAGTTCTAGCCTACGCAACGATATTTACCGTGTGAATTGAGCACTATTGCCGCAGTACACATGAATGGCAAGTTTTATGCACCTCTTTCACCAGTAACATGGTGGTGTGGGTGAGTGACAGGAGTTTGTGTTATCCCGAAGGACCATGATTCGTGCTTTGGGAATTCGCGACGCACAACAGGCCGGGATTAGTTGCAAATGTCGAAATTGCATAGCAGCAACTGGAAAAGTGTTCCCGAAAACAGTCAGTTAAATGGCGAACAAGTCAACAGCTTGTACCGCATCTGTTAAATCTAGGCCAAGGATCATATTTGGACCTGTTGGCTGAAAATCTCCGAGGCCCCAAGACAAAGCAAGGAAGACAGGCCCGAACCAGGTCCACCATGGGAAATTAACCTCGCTGCTTCCGTTTGCTTGTTAGTACTTATTGAGGCAGTTTCGCAAAGACATGTTTCTGACCCGAGAGAACTGGATCAGCTGATGGGTGCGCACATCATTGGTTACACCAGGCGGGCGGATATAGAGAGTCAAATGCTTGCATGGACGTGAACACTATCAGGCAGTTTCACCCAAGCATCAACCAAGCGATTAGCCATCTAATTGCGTGACCAACAGTGGCCAGCACAAAATGGACCAGAAAGTATCTCGAATTTGTTTGTCGTCGACCAATATCGTTCCGATGTAAGCAAACTAAGTGAGGAAGGCCTGACCTTGAGCCTACCCTATGAGCACGTCATAACAAAGAGTATGTATGCTTCACACTTGGCTACTTTGAACTGAAAAGTAGATCTCATTCTAAATTTTGTGTAGCAAAAGTAGCAGCAAGCTAGCCTCTGCTTCATGAGAAACACTGGCCTTACAATTCCCATAGTAGAGGTCAGATCAGGCTGCCCCGACTGGTTCCCGTCTTTAGCGTACGCCATCGGTTCGTGGAACCATGTGGCAATGGTCCGAGACAAGCAGAAGTTGCGCCTCCGCTTAGTTATTGCATCGAACTGCTAAATTTGGGCGCgctgtactccgtactccgtacaagaTCCAGTAGGCAACAATGGTTCCAATATCACTCGGAAAGTATTGGCCAAATAGAAATACACCGGAAAGGTTACACGCTGCCACGAGAATACCTGGCTGGCGTCGAAACACCAGCGGCAATGGGAAGGGGTTGTCAAACTGTGGCCAGTTCTTTTCCCTGGCCCTGACTAGAGACATGCAGACCTCAGATCGGTTCAACATAGGCCCAGAATGGAAAAAAActgcgagaagaaggacttCATGATGCAGTTCACTGCCAGCCTCGTCGCCGACGTTGCATTGCCCCGGCCAGAAAGCCTGCCATTATTGCCAATTATGCGGGAATTGCAGTTGCAGCTCGACCTCAAACGAATCTAGATTCACCAATTTGCAATGTTGGATAATCGCCGTCTCCACGACGGGAAAGGACGGCTGCGGAATCCTACCTTGAAAAGAATCAGCAGGGTTCTTTGTGTCTCCATACCATGCTCTACTCATGCTGGCTCATGCTAGCCCTTGACGTGCGTCATGGTCGTGCAGACGTTAGCAAGAATCGTGCGTGTTCGTGCGTGGACACAATGCCAAGAGCAAACAggcatacctaggtatgtatgGTGTTCCGTACGACATTCCGTATCGTCCCTGTAAATAAATCTATGAAGCTGTGCCTGCACCCTGCCAATGCATCCAATATATGGACTATTGCGCATGCACGAGTTTCTGGTTGCCACAGTCCAGAACAGGCAGGGTAGTAGTTATCTCGTCATCCGTTATAGAAATTGAGTCCAACCTGAACATTGGAGGCCAAAAAGGGGTTTGTTGATTATTAGAAGGACCGCCTTGGCTCAGTTCATATCGGTGCGACGTTTGTGCAACAAATTGTTCGTCTTTGTAGGTGCTGTGCTGTGTCAAATACGCCGCTGATGATTGGGTTAGTCTTTGCCCAGCAATTGTATCTCAGCTGAGGCGCCACACCGTGCGTTGAGCCTGAGATTAtgcggcattggcattggtaTTGCATTGACGCTGAGTTGTTTGTGAGAAACGGCTACGTTTATCTCCTTCGCCAAGAACCGCTCACTTGTTCTCAGTTCCAGGCCACCAAGCCCAATCCGTCCTAGTTTGGCCAGCCAGGGGCAAGAGCGAGGAGAGTGGAGTTACTCTCGCGGGTGCAGGTAATCGGGCAGGAGCCACCCACATTACCAGGGCAGATCTCCACCAGGGTGCAGGGGGAGGAAGGCAAGAGACACCACCATACCAGCGAAACTGGACTGAACTGAACTCGACCAGACGAGAGGAGAGATTTTTCTTGTCGAAGCTGGACATCGATGAGGCGCCTGCTAACTCacgccaacaacgccacATCGTCGCCAAAGCACCGTCTTTATCTTCATCGAACTTCTATGCGCCTTGCGGTTGCCTCCGGGCCGTTCGCTCGCGCTGGTCGGCGGATTGTCTTCATGTTAACTAATCATTTGACTTCAAAAACTCAGCAATGGCGATGACCCGTACCACGGCTGTAACACAGACTGCTGTTACCCACAACCTCTGCGAACTACAGAGTACAACTTCGTTTAGTCGACTGCTCGCTGAACTGTGGACAAGGGTACCATCGCCTCGATCCACGTCTAGATCGGTGGGACTGTGCTCTCGAAGCTCGGAGGGCAATCCggcacatcaccaacacTCGCGCCCACGGCAGTGTTGCACCGAGTCACGCCTTATTTACCCCGTACTGTTATTATTTTTATCGCGTGTGGGTGAGTTCGCACAGATAAACGGCAAGAACGCTTTGAGCGTCATGGAGGGTCATAGTTTGATGTATGTGCTTCCTCGCCCCTTGTAATTTAGGTTGGGTGGGCAGCATGTCATTGCGCTCACTCACGTTCTCATGGGTAGCACAACGCGTAAACTATTGACGAACAGCCCTGATCCGGCAGGCgtcatcttgccaatgccgtAGCTGTGCAATTCCAGACCATGGAAcaatgccatgtccaaaaaTCTAGACAGGACAGAGGCTAAAATTCGACCAGCACTGAGCATGGCATCCACATGCAGTGGTACGCTGTCGCTGAGCTTGCAGTTTGCATGACAATGGTAGACAAAAAAGCAATCAACTGGAAGCGACGGCACAAGGCCAATCCTCATGTTCATTTGCAGCGAGTATGGCTGCAGCCTGCTGGGAGGCACAAACTCATGGCTGCTTCCAGCGTGATCAGGCATGGTCAGGTGTAGCCACATCAGGTGTGTTGGCCTGGACAAATCAAAGCCAGTCTGTATCAAATCTCTTGGTGGTCAGGGCTCCCAGATGGCAACCATCTTTTTCGGTAAGAACGGTGAGGACCGTCCAAATTCTCAGTTCATACACAACTCGGTTGGCGACCCCCTGTCTAGGCTGAGATTTCGTCGTGGAAATAGTTAGTGATGGCCCGAGAGACAAAGACGGCGACCGCAAAAGTCAGCAGGGATGCTCGGGACTGCGGCTGAGCGGCGGCGTGTTGAACAGCACCAAACGCCACGACCCCTGGGCAACTAATGCAGACGCCTGCCAAAAATACGAGGCCCGTCAACCAAAGGTCGAGCTGGGTTGAGCAATGGCGCATCGCCAATTTCCACGACGCTGCCTCCACTCGTCGACATCGCCCAATCCATGCATGGcaccttttctttttggtgCGAACCTGCAGTCCCCAAGGCTGGGCGGACGCGCCTGGACCATGTTGTCCGTGGATCACGGACCATGGCCTATTGTTCTCCAATATGCATGCCCAGAAATCGGGCATTGCCCGGTCGTTTCCTCCTACTTCCCAGTGCGTTATGGATGTtcagcttttctttttgtatttttttgTGCTCTTGATAAATGGTCTGCGTCCTCGCTTCCGGTCGGATTCTGAAGACCATCAACACTCGTTTGTAGGCGCTCAACGATAACCTCGGGGTTGGTTGTTACTGTCGCTTCTGCCTCATTCGCTTCGGCCAGAACGTCAGTTTCTGTCACTGGAGAAGTTGCAGTGACTCGACAGAAAAGGAGGGAGCAAActctcatcaccatgaagACCTCACCTGTGTTGCTGGGTCTTTTTGGCCTGGCTGGATCTGCCATGGCCGACCCAACCTGGCCGTCCCCCATTGACGAGCTTGAAGAGATCATGTTCCAAGTCAACTCTTTCCGATCTCGCAAGTTTGCAGATACCGTCAACCCGTGTACCAACGAGGCTTCAGGTCCTGGACGCCGCAATGCGGCCGAATGGCTTCGAGTTGCCTTCCACGACATGTCAACCGCCAACACCTTTTTCAAAACTGGTGGTCTCGATGGTTCCCTGCAGTACGAGTTGGACAATGGCGAGAATACCGGCCCTGGTCACAGAACGACGCTCAACTTTATGGGTCCCTATGTCACATCCCGATCCAGTCTCGCGGACTTGATTGCCTTGGGGGTTTACACATCCGTTCGTTCTTGCGGCGGTCCCATTGTTCCAATTCGTGCTGGACGCAAAGATGCAACAGGTGCCGGTGCACTGGGCGTCCCTCAACCTCAAAATTCGGCGATTACTTTCCAGCAGCAGTTCGAACGCATGGGCTTTACCACCGAGGAGATGATCCAGGTGACTGCTTGTGGCCACACCATTGGTGGCGTTCACCAGGACGAGTTTCCCGATCTCATGCCCGCCAAGGGAGTCGTCAACCGCCAGGTGGCGCTTGATTCTAGTGACGCCGTCTTTGACAACAAGGTCGTCACCGAATACCTTTCCGGAAACACCTCCAACCCGCTTGTCGTTGGCCCGTCTGTCAGAATCAACAAGAACTCCGATTTCAAggttttcaatgttgacggaAACAAAACCGTGACGGCATTGACTGACGAGAATACCTTCAAGACGGTCTGCCAATCGGTTCTCCAAAAGATGATTGATGTTGTTCCTCCCTCCGTGACCCTTACCGACCCAATCGTCCCATACAATGTCAAGCCTGTCAACCTGCAGCTCACTCTCGCCAATGGTGGCTCTGGACTTCAATTCACCGGGTTCATTCGAGTTAAGACGACTGGCCTCCCCAAGGATAGCATCAAGAACGTTGCGATCACGTACAAGGACCGAAAGGGCAATACAGACTGTGGCGCAAGCTCCTGCACCATCACAAGCACTGTTCAAGGGGTCGCGCAAGGCTTTGATGACACATTCAGCTTCTACCCCATCGAAGCCGTCATCCCTGCTGCATCTGGTATCTCATCTTTCACAGTTACTGTCAACAATGCCGACGGAACCAGCAAGCTCCatgacaacaatggcaatggctaCCCCCTCCAGGACGACATCTTGTTCCAGGCCCCTCAAAGCTGTGTCAcaggctcctctggtgctCTCACCGTTGTTGCTGCAGTCCGCAACGATATTGCTGCCAATGGTGCCCAGGCTAGTATCACTTACAAGACTGCCCAGACCAACAGCCCCGTTGCTGTCTTGAACAACGCCACTGTCGCTTTGCAGAAAGGTGCCTGCATTGGCAAGTACACTCTCTTCTCAGCCCAGTACACCATCCCCGGTAGCCTGCCTTATCAGTCTCGTGTTGATGTTATTGCTGGAGACAAGGCCGACACCTTCAAGGCTATTACTGATATTGGCGGAACCTGCACCGAGTTCCCCAACCCAGGTGCATGCAACGCCGACCCTCCCGTCAACTCGACCACCACATCTACGCCTCCTGGGTCAACCACCTCAACTACTCCGCCCATCACTGACCCGGTGACAACGACAACCACGACGGCTGGTAACGTTTCCACTACAACCACAAGTGCGACGCAGGCTCCCGTCACTCCCACCCACCGTGCCACTGTTGGCGGCTATACTCATGTCTCGTGCTGGACCGAAGGCGTTGGCGTCCGAGCCCTGGCTGGCATTTCTTTTGCTAACGATACCATGACCCTTGACAAGTGTGCGGACTATTGCAAGGCTTATGTGTACTGGGGTACTGAGTACGGTCGTGAATGTAAGTGCAAAAATGTCATCACTACATGGTGACTGGactcctccttctctctcTGTATCCCCTTTTCCATAACATGCAGTATCCGACTGACTAAACTAGGCTACTGCGGCAACTCTTTGGACAAGACGAGTTCCGCTGCTGCTCTCGCTGATTGCAACATGGCTTGCGGCGGTGAGCCCAGCGAGTACTGCGGAGCTGGCAACCGACTCGAACTGTACTCGACCACAAGCGCACCTGTGACGCCTACGCCGACTGCTACCCTCATTCACAAGCCTACCGTCTCGCCGTACACTCTCGTGGGCTGCTGGACTGAGGGTAACGGTGTGCGAGCCCTGGACCAAGGTTCCACAGTCAGCGACAAGATGACCAACGAAGCATGCGCTACTTACTGCAAGTCTTTCAAGTATTTCGGTACCGAGTATGGCAGTGAGTGCTACTGTGGCAGTTACCTCGCTGAGAGCAGC from the Pochonia chlamydosporia 170 chromosome 6, whole genome shotgun sequence genome contains:
- a CDS encoding pheromone-dependent cell cycle arrest protein Far11 (similar to Neosartorya fischeri NRRL 181 XP_001257629.1), with amino-acid sequence MWTTSKSVPAEAPDPPRPIEDVADTGEVAEGGLGTEQVEKPPVPAPPSRPGLQRNSLSSGLPAGGPGPQGKPKPQPLQQQQQQQQSAAPTDSLSLLQLRRIVAEVNRAEPVAYDFVYSDMGPHAEEIDEWFVYQFWQWVRLNAAQKAFEWHWNHDSDGQHAWDDADHDTRAKFIQAAIAGVQSNDAALRSASIGKIVYLVLGRWGDTAMPNATDGRSRSIASIPQLQAIKAGVECLASLEGLPVIWEALRNCFELHWSGDIHQQASPQEAQDELMNLMTIMYIAIQETLNDPEDMASSYRALLELNPSLVDFMLTATSKLRWDEQNTMPLTQIFLLFWKTILLVFGGIQDLANIKAAMSEMQGGMTKETISASPLDYHVFRQEITSKYPAYVPPQPLLPLEDENTSILPPIPNQSARNNGSNGIIATPGQSQIGGASILNQPVHIATPAPSPPPSPGVGGKAGKKQNYQTNQNFPFMYPPLDATSNSAGGKGMAGIDDSIVSRRWEGSDIPASILEAGELFSTRVRMTRATRQMWEERERFLKFERGWTEGDDDEDEIEDLDLNELTLEEREVLKEVRAEERAERFAHDKEPEVDYGPHPDKLSDRDKQRLLAVERFYKEALPHLQSLVIVLLRPILVNVTAIVTQQAGQMPNGMAGRGNNPGMNGGPSGPRPPEVPGQIAAQEEPEPSPEEVDAVRTREITSKAMTGILVLLLKWLRISHVLKFEYLTQLLLDSNYVPLVLKLFAHQDVQQVVDSKMDRVENSFFQFCNLRSKFKDKTDSDLENEDEEGEAVEGEQRTEQQHPDSENNSEDEAVPPPIKRKRSPVDQPEHQDEEDEGEASDDQASTRPEVDELGYPVNPLPEEPITDFSRRNFFSLINYLRVLQKICKNKSHRNLLLVQYKSSTILRKSLRVPQPELRLYTLKLFKNQVPYCGRKWRQSNMRVITAVYLHCRPELRDEWLAGSDVDAEVDSALPLEQALRSLTHWLNVRRYPDKIAADIRSAMREEQDFFSRELEKIDVGWGDDGEGSEMDLVEGWA
- a CDS encoding membrane-associating domain-containing protein, which gives rise to MGAKSGVALKFLQWFIRGVQLLSAALILGIYAYFLAALHNHNLPIDTSVRAVAGISGSAVLYTLIGLLLLCCVAGLTFTSFIAIVLDVCFIGCFIYVAVVNKHGAGSCTGYVDTPFGQGQSGDQATGSDGFTALPSFHTACRLQTACMAVSIIAIFFFIFSILMEVALARHHRKEKRFGPSPGNNYTSGYAKGGFLSRFRRRKDEVDESNRLPEHTHPDQLDGRQSYGTETTAVGYDGRGASGDYHKQEAGYGFQNTGTYGGLQGQPQTQVPPKNYRYGDGIYEAP
- a CDS encoding WSC domain-containing protein (similar to Metarhizium acridum CQMa 102 XP_007806863.1) yields the protein MKTSPVLLGLFGLAGSAMADPTWPSPIDELEEIMFQVNSFRSRKFADTVNPCTNEASGPGRRNAAEWLRVAFHDMSTANTFFKTGGLDGSLQYELDNGENTGPGHRTTLNFMGPYVTSRSSLADLIALGVYTSVRSCGGPIVPIRAGRKDATGAGALGVPQPQNSAITFQQQFERMGFTTEEMIQVTACGHTIGGVHQDEFPDLMPAKGVVNRQVALDSSDAVFDNKVVTEYLSGNTSNPLVVGPSVRINKNSDFKVFNVDGNKTVTALTDENTFKTVCQSVLQKMIDVVPPSVTLTDPIVPYNVKPVNLQLTLANGGSGLQFTGFIRVKTTGLPKDSIKNVAITYKDRKGNTDCGASSCTITSTVQGVAQGFDDTFSFYPIEAVIPAASGISSFTVTVNNADGTSKLHDNNGNGYPLQDDILFQAPQSCVTGSSGALTVVAAVRNDIAANGAQASITYKTAQTNSPVAVLNNATVALQKGACIGKYTLFSAQYTIPGSLPYQSRVDVIAGDKADTFKAITDIGGTCTEFPNPGACNADPPVNSTTTSTPPGSTTSTTPPITDPVTTTTTTAGNVSTTTTSATQAPVTPTHRATVGGYTHVSCWTEGVGVRALAGISFANDTMTLDKCADYCKAYVYWGTEYGRECYCGNSLDKTSSAAALADCNMACGGEPSEYCGAGNRLELYSTTSAPVTPTPTATLIHKPTVSPYTLVGCWTEGNGVRALDQGSTVSDKMTNEACATYCKSFKYFGTEYGSECYCGSYLAESSKTAPLADCNMPCSGDQYQYCGAGGRLELYQNPNITTGNPEQPASVGNYVLVGCQTEGNNTRALGGSALAQDDMTNEVCANWCKDFEYFGTEYGRECYCGNTLDASSLVAPASECRMLCAGSPTEYCGAGNRLSVYKKKQIPPAETQKRRRRGH